The following proteins come from a genomic window of Anaerobutyricum hallii:
- a CDS encoding TnpV protein encodes MREISYSQNGEYQIPDISLEETRGTIGKYGMMRKEYLRNHKVARFNILTLQNRLDSHLMEIDSQARQRVDDLMNELLEKDPAPDKMADGMAWTRHMNQIKAQAEELVIQEIIYS; translated from the coding sequence ATGAGAGAGATCAGTTACAGCCAGAACGGAGAGTATCAGATTCCAGATATCAGCCTGGAAGAGACGAGAGGAACCATCGGCAAGTACGGAATGATGCGGAAAGAGTATCTGAGAAATCACAAGGTAGCCAGGTTCAACATTCTGACACTGCAGAACCGTCTGGACAGTCATCTGATGGAGATCGACAGCCAGGCAAGACAGAGAGTAGACGACCTGATGAACGAACTTCTGGAGAAAGATCCGGCACCGGACAAAATGGCAGACGGGATGGCATGGACCAGACACATGAACCAGATCAAGGCACAGGCAGAGGAGCTGGTGATTCAGGAGATTATTTACAGTTAA
- a CDS encoding DUF5688 family protein — MMNRKEFYEYVKDNVKEYLPESYKDAEIKLQEVEKNNGLKLTGITIPNGDQRIVPTVYLDSLYQEYIHGKDVDSCVGDVADMRIEAQGKAEFLDMGVPDILDYEKMKNKLQVRICDKEWNTDRLADKVVTEHGDFAAYYAVNLEENGEGISSIPVTVSLMNEWGVSVEQIQADAMMADKNRGVQLVDMTQIVESMIFGGTPKNLLNEKLDMETVENPMFCLTNESKMNGASLLLQEDIRKQIGECLGSDFFVIPSSVHEVLILPDNGIFQVPELNAMVQEVNETQVERQEQLSDKVQFCDKKTAVMENAERREARLEKEKAAEKAEVKGGIHGRLEKAKAEIKAKEADKVPKNKSKDLAAAL; from the coding sequence ATGATGAACAGAAAAGAATTTTATGAATATGTCAAAGACAATGTAAAGGAGTATCTGCCAGAGTCTTATAAGGACGCAGAAATTAAACTGCAGGAAGTAGAAAAAAACAACGGGTTGAAGTTGACAGGTATTACGATTCCAAACGGAGATCAGAGAATCGTACCGACAGTCTATCTGGATTCCCTCTACCAGGAATATATCCATGGAAAAGATGTAGACTCTTGTGTTGGGGATGTGGCTGATATGCGTATTGAGGCACAGGGAAAAGCGGAATTTCTTGATATGGGAGTTCCAGATATTTTGGATTATGAAAAGATGAAAAATAAGTTACAGGTAAGAATTTGTGACAAAGAATGGAATACCGATCGTCTGGCAGATAAAGTAGTCACAGAACACGGAGATTTTGCAGCTTATTATGCAGTAAACCTGGAGGAAAATGGAGAAGGGATCAGCAGTATTCCAGTAACTGTTTCTCTGATGAACGAATGGGGAGTATCTGTCGAACAGATTCAGGCAGACGCGATGATGGCAGATAAGAACAGAGGAGTGCAACTGGTGGATATGACACAGATTGTCGAATCCATGATTTTTGGAGGAACACCGAAGAATCTTTTGAATGAAAAACTGGATATGGAAACCGTGGAGAATCCAATGTTCTGCCTTACCAATGAATCAAAGATGAATGGAGCTTCTCTATTATTGCAGGAAGATATTCGAAAACAGATTGGGGAATGCCTGGGAAGCGATTTCTTTGTTATTCCATCTTCCGTTCATGAAGTGCTGATTCTCCCTGACAATGGTATTTTTCAGGTTCCAGAATTAAATGCGATGGTACAGGAAGTCAATGAGACACAGGTGGAAAGGCAGGAACAGCTTTCTGATAAGGTTCAGTTCTGTGACAAAAAGACCGCAGTAATGGAAAATGCTGAGCGCAGGGAAGCTCGTTTGGAGAAAGAAAAAGCAGCCGAAAAAGCGGAAGTAAAAGGTGGAATCCATGGAAGACTGGAGAAAGCTAAGGCAGAAATCAAGGCAAAAGAGGCAGACAAAGTGCCAAAGAATAAGTCGAAAGATCTTGCCGCAGCATTATAA
- a CDS encoding SpaA isopeptide-forming pilin-related protein, protein MKKKGNFRKVVSGLLAGMTMLSTVLSPMTAYAAEIQPEEKPPLYEEVKELLDEDEVVTAKDYEIEIGSVFDVKSDYTGLEIKDDNKVKVTFEEAKNEKNEDFTTDHADTYKAVYYVEPVNQEHPKYQISRKLIVREKETEAQTETAGSEAVTESETAGSEQQTEEAEDSEADSEVTDIDADEFDDLVEQAQNQDTYDEESGLELHDVLEQAGDEGVDLDAMEEGEIATFEAVSAYSARSTQQVTIEKGPLYRYADYNLGTYLTEPYYISYGSVRATAYCVQPAKAGPGSGNYTITKIGDNQALAKVCYYGTDAAGSESFFANKHTDFSEGKRFIIIHMAASYANGSSDAFYGTNTTGEALAKELYNYCVNKPEIPDVAMSFSKPNVKAYVDGNVQRTENIKFNASSQQKITMDLPKGVKLHNVSTGNVSAAGASVTIGGGTTFYLSAPLTQTKDVNATFSAKMKGSITKDYSAYKLTTNASVQDLAFVFGEGVADEKYVSLKVSWIEQATIEIVKKDDTADVNLAGAVFGVYSDEACTKLITQMPATDKNGKSSVTIIKTQDTVYLKEITAPKGYVVNATATNVKLVASKTSAVTVENKEQLAELTIYKEGQVLTGADVSENGTVFQYENRRQKNAVYNVYAGADIVTAYGTKVYSKGDLVKENLTTGENGSVTLKNLHLGTYVVKETKAPDSFYNGSEEKSVTLTYAGQNKEVVFADVTFNNERQKADVSVVKQDKDTKKPLKGGIFALYASDDIRNADGSVVVKKGTLIEKVTTGADGTAKFTVDLPIGYSYSVKENQAPEGYVRNTEDVYTFKFSYTNDKEATVSFAHTFSNDRVTAKINLYKVDKETGKAVPQGDATLKGAVYGLYAREDIVHPDGATGTIYKAGEQVASLTIDDKGQASVNGLYLGKYYVKEITPPTGYLADAEEHDLTCGYEGDMTAEVKRECTSSEQVIKQPFQIIKAANNGKTDADLLSGAGFTVYLKSSLTKKADGSYDFDSAKPVVSGENGATEIFTDEKGYACSIPLPFGSYIVRETTTPHNYKPVDDFEVNITEHHPNEPQIWRVLLDEEFKAKLKIVKKDDETKKSVLIAGTEFKVYDLDNKKYVEQVTTYPVTTTHKSYFTDSQGYLIMPKNLKIGHYRIEEVNAPEGYTINKNYVEIAVDANTAYQMDSESGDAIITVDYENHPVKGKLVIYKKGEMLTGYKKDFVYEERYLKGASFNVYAAENIYTPDYQKDENGNRQLIYAKDALVTTVTTGEDGKAVADNLPLGSYYVVEKTAPEGFVLNHDRSDVAFVYADQDTPVIEQEVTVGDDRQKVAIQVEKQDAENGATVAGAVFGIYNKEDIKADGKVIVKADTLLQKMTSDNDGLAACTLDLPLGQYYVKELKAPVGFVSSDEILNLDASYQGQDVKTVKLKTVKKNQPTTVEITKSDVTTGVELDGAKLTVLDKEGNVVDQWTSVKDQPHVIKRLTVGEEYTIREEMAPYGYLKATDVKFTLEDTAEIQKVEMKDEVPTGLLIINKNGEFLDKVTLLDNVKGTVEHLFEYVTGSLTDVTFDVFAAEDIKAADGVSEDYFKADEKVGTITTDSNGIAQMGDLPAGKYYVKEVKTAHGYVLDKEPRYVDLSYRDQNTPVITYDEKWQNARQKVKVTVLKKEKDTERVLAGGVFGLYTSEDIKNAKGEVLLEKDSLIEQRVTDEKGQITFTADLPVDGKYYVKEIFAPDGFVTTEEVQEFTFEYAGEDQAEVSYDFTFENQPTTVELSKTDLTTGKELPGAHLKVTDSDGNTVDEWTSTEESHLIKELVVGKEYTMTETKPADGYVTAESITFTVENTAEIQKVEMKDDVTKVEISKTDITGETEIPGAKLTILDKDDQVVESWTSTEEAHYIEKLPIGKYTLREEQAPKGYLLTADVTFEVKDTGEIQKVAMKDDTAKGKVILNKTDKSSGEPLKGVEFELRDSKGKVLETLKTDAAGHAESKLYEIATFKNGKYDTAIKYYLVETKTLDGYTLDQTKHEVTFAYANDSTPVVEVTFNLTNEKPEVPETPNTPDTPQSHEETKVSNAPKTGDSTNIWLPILLLVISTGGMAGLYICRKRKNK, encoded by the coding sequence ATGAAGAAAAAAGGTAATTTTAGAAAAGTAGTATCTGGCTTGCTGGCAGGCATGACAATGCTTAGTACAGTGTTATCTCCGATGACTGCATATGCAGCGGAGATCCAGCCAGAGGAAAAACCGCCACTTTATGAGGAAGTGAAAGAACTTCTGGATGAAGATGAGGTGGTGACTGCCAAAGATTATGAAATCGAAATAGGCAGTGTATTTGATGTGAAATCAGACTACACAGGACTGGAAATCAAGGATGATAACAAGGTTAAAGTCACATTTGAGGAAGCAAAGAACGAAAAGAATGAGGATTTTACGACAGATCATGCGGACACTTACAAAGCGGTCTATTATGTGGAACCGGTAAATCAAGAGCATCCGAAGTACCAGATCAGCCGAAAACTGATTGTGCGTGAGAAAGAAACAGAAGCTCAGACTGAAACTGCAGGGAGTGAAGCAGTGACCGAATCAGAAACCGCTGGCAGTGAACAGCAGACAGAGGAAGCGGAGGATTCAGAAGCAGACTCGGAGGTTACCGATATTGACGCTGATGAATTTGATGATTTGGTAGAGCAGGCACAGAATCAGGATACCTATGATGAAGAATCAGGGTTAGAGCTTCATGATGTTTTGGAACAGGCAGGAGACGAAGGTGTGGATCTTGATGCTATGGAAGAAGGAGAGATTGCAACATTTGAAGCAGTTTCGGCTTATTCAGCAAGAAGTACACAGCAGGTAACAATCGAAAAAGGACCTCTGTATAGATATGCAGATTATAATCTTGGAACCTATCTGACAGAGCCGTACTATATCAGCTACGGAAGCGTCAGAGCAACTGCGTATTGTGTACAGCCAGCAAAAGCTGGACCAGGATCTGGAAATTATACAATCACAAAGATTGGGGACAATCAGGCGTTAGCAAAAGTGTGTTATTACGGTACAGATGCCGCAGGGAGCGAAAGCTTTTTTGCGAATAAACACACGGATTTCTCAGAAGGAAAAAGATTCATCATTATTCACATGGCTGCATCTTATGCCAATGGAAGCAGTGATGCATTCTATGGAACAAATACTACAGGCGAGGCTTTGGCAAAAGAACTCTATAATTATTGTGTGAATAAGCCGGAAATACCAGATGTAGCGATGTCATTTTCCAAACCGAATGTAAAAGCTTATGTAGATGGAAATGTTCAGAGAACGGAGAACATTAAGTTCAACGCATCTTCCCAACAGAAAATTACAATGGACTTACCAAAGGGAGTAAAGCTCCATAATGTATCTACTGGAAATGTAAGTGCGGCAGGTGCAAGCGTAACAATTGGAGGAGGAACTACGTTTTATCTTTCAGCGCCTCTGACACAGACAAAAGATGTAAATGCTACTTTTTCTGCAAAAATGAAGGGAAGTATTACAAAAGATTACTCAGCATATAAACTGACCACGAATGCAAGTGTTCAGGATCTGGCATTTGTATTTGGAGAAGGTGTTGCTGATGAAAAATATGTAAGCTTAAAGGTGTCCTGGATTGAACAGGCTACGATCGAAATCGTAAAGAAAGACGATACAGCGGATGTTAATCTTGCAGGTGCAGTATTCGGTGTATACAGCGATGAGGCTTGTACAAAGCTGATCACTCAGATGCCGGCAACAGATAAGAATGGAAAATCTTCTGTTACGATCATCAAGACACAGGATACTGTTTATCTGAAAGAGATCACAGCACCAAAGGGATATGTAGTAAATGCAACGGCAACAAATGTAAAACTGGTAGCAAGTAAGACCTCAGCTGTAACCGTGGAAAATAAGGAACAGCTGGCAGAGCTTACCATTTACAAAGAAGGACAGGTTCTGACCGGAGCAGATGTCAGTGAAAATGGAACGGTATTTCAGTATGAAAACCGCAGACAGAAAAATGCAGTGTATAACGTGTATGCCGGGGCAGATATCGTAACAGCTTATGGCACAAAAGTGTACAGCAAAGGTGACCTTGTAAAAGAAAACCTGACAACAGGTGAGAATGGTTCTGTCACACTGAAAAACCTGCATCTTGGAACCTACGTGGTAAAAGAAACAAAAGCACCGGACTCTTTCTATAACGGCAGCGAAGAAAAGTCAGTGACTCTAACTTATGCTGGTCAGAATAAAGAAGTTGTATTTGCAGATGTGACTTTTAACAACGAGAGACAGAAAGCAGATGTTTCCGTAGTAAAACAGGATAAAGACACCAAGAAACCACTGAAAGGCGGTATTTTTGCTCTGTATGCATCCGATGATATCAGAAATGCAGACGGAAGCGTTGTTGTGAAAAAAGGAACGCTGATTGAGAAAGTAACTACTGGCGCAGACGGAACTGCAAAATTCACAGTAGACCTGCCAATCGGATATTCCTATTCTGTAAAAGAAAATCAGGCACCGGAAGGCTATGTAAGAAATACAGAAGATGTGTATACGTTCAAGTTTTCTTACACCAATGATAAAGAAGCAACCGTATCTTTTGCCCATACCTTCAGCAATGACCGTGTGACAGCAAAGATTAATCTTTATAAAGTGGATAAAGAGACAGGAAAAGCAGTACCGCAGGGAGATGCGACACTGAAAGGTGCAGTTTATGGACTGTATGCCCGTGAAGATATCGTGCACCCGGATGGAGCAACGGGAACTATTTATAAAGCAGGAGAGCAGGTAGCTTCTCTTACAATAGATGACAAAGGACAGGCTTCTGTAAATGGCTTATATCTTGGCAAATATTATGTCAAAGAGATTACTCCGCCAACCGGATACCTGGCAGATGCAGAAGAGCATGATCTTACGTGCGGTTATGAAGGAGATATGACAGCAGAAGTAAAAAGAGAGTGCACTTCCAGTGAGCAGGTCATCAAGCAGCCATTCCAGATCATCAAAGCAGCCAACAATGGGAAGACAGATGCAGATCTGTTATCCGGAGCTGGATTTACAGTTTATCTGAAATCTTCCCTTACAAAGAAAGCAGATGGAAGCTATGATTTTGATTCTGCCAAACCAGTAGTGAGTGGAGAAAATGGAGCAACGGAGATTTTCACAGATGAAAAAGGATATGCCTGCAGTATTCCATTACCATTTGGAAGCTATATCGTGCGTGAAACTACAACACCGCACAATTACAAGCCGGTCGATGATTTTGAAGTGAATATCACAGAGCATCATCCAAATGAGCCGCAGATCTGGCGAGTGCTTCTGGATGAAGAGTTTAAGGCAAAACTGAAAATCGTGAAAAAAGACGATGAAACAAAGAAATCCGTATTGATTGCCGGAACAGAATTTAAGGTATATGACCTGGACAACAAAAAGTATGTGGAACAGGTAACAACGTATCCTGTGACAACTACTCATAAGTCCTATTTTACGGACAGTCAGGGATATCTGATCATGCCGAAGAATCTAAAGATCGGACATTACCGGATTGAGGAAGTCAATGCACCGGAAGGGTACACAATCAACAAGAACTATGTAGAGATTGCAGTGGATGCAAACACAGCATACCAGATGGATTCTGAGAGCGGAGATGCCATTATTACGGTAGATTACGAGAACCATCCGGTAAAAGGAAAGTTGGTGATCTATAAAAAAGGTGAGATGCTGACCGGATACAAGAAGGATTTTGTTTATGAAGAAAGATACCTGAAGGGTGCATCATTTAATGTCTATGCAGCTGAAAATATCTATACACCGGATTATCAGAAAGATGAAAACGGAAACAGACAGCTGATCTATGCAAAAGATGCACTGGTAACAACGGTAACGACTGGAGAAGACGGAAAAGCAGTTGCTGATAACCTGCCACTTGGTTCTTACTATGTAGTAGAAAAGACTGCACCGGAAGGATTTGTCCTGAACCATGACAGATCAGATGTCGCATTTGTCTATGCAGATCAGGATACACCTGTGATCGAACAGGAAGTGACTGTTGGCGATGACCGACAGAAAGTTGCAATCCAGGTAGAAAAACAGGATGCAGAGAATGGTGCAACCGTAGCAGGGGCTGTCTTTGGTATCTATAACAAAGAGGATATCAAGGCAGATGGAAAAGTGATTGTGAAAGCAGATACACTCTTACAGAAAATGACTTCTGATAATGATGGTCTTGCAGCATGTACGCTGGATCTGCCACTTGGACAGTATTATGTGAAAGAGTTAAAAGCACCGGTGGGATTTGTATCCTCTGATGAAATTCTGAATCTGGATGCTTCTTACCAGGGACAGGATGTGAAGACAGTAAAACTGAAAACAGTGAAAAAGAACCAGCCGACAACAGTAGAAATCACGAAATCTGATGTAACAACAGGTGTGGAACTGGATGGGGCAAAACTCACCGTTCTTGATAAAGAAGGAAATGTTGTGGATCAGTGGACTTCTGTAAAAGATCAGCCACATGTGATCAAACGACTGACAGTTGGTGAGGAATACACCATTCGTGAGGAAATGGCACCTTATGGTTATCTGAAAGCAACGGATGTGAAGTTCACGCTGGAAGATACCGCAGAGATTCAGAAAGTAGAGATGAAAGATGAAGTTCCGACAGGACTTCTGATCATCAACAAAAATGGAGAGTTTTTGGATAAAGTGACACTTCTGGACAATGTAAAAGGTACTGTGGAGCATCTCTTTGAATATGTAACCGGAAGTCTTACAGATGTAACTTTCGATGTATTTGCTGCGGAAGATATCAAAGCGGCAGATGGTGTCAGTGAAGATTATTTCAAAGCAGATGAAAAAGTAGGAACCATTACTACGGATTCCAATGGTATTGCACAGATGGGAGATCTACCGGCTGGCAAGTACTATGTGAAGGAAGTAAAAACAGCCCATGGTTATGTGCTGGATAAAGAGCCGAGATATGTTGACCTTTCCTACCGGGACCAGAATACACCAGTCATCACTTATGATGAGAAATGGCAGAATGCCCGTCAGAAAGTAAAGGTTACGGTTCTGAAGAAAGAAAAAGATACAGAGCGTGTCCTTGCAGGTGGCGTCTTCGGTCTTTATACCAGTGAAGATATCAAAAATGCAAAGGGCGAGGTACTTCTTGAGAAAGACAGTCTGATCGAGCAGCGAGTAACAGATGAAAAAGGACAGATCACTTTTACGGCAGATCTTCCGGTGGACGGAAAATACTATGTGAAAGAAATCTTTGCGCCGGACGGATTTGTTACAACAGAAGAAGTACAGGAATTTACCTTTGAATATGCCGGAGAAGATCAGGCAGAAGTAAGCTACGACTTTACTTTTGAAAATCAGCCAACCACAGTGGAGCTGTCCAAAACAGACCTGACAACAGGTAAAGAACTTCCAGGTGCACACCTGAAAGTAACGGATTCAGATGGCAATACAGTAGATGAATGGACTTCTACGGAAGAATCCCATTTGATCAAAGAACTGGTTGTTGGTAAGGAATACACCATGACAGAGACAAAACCGGCTGATGGATATGTCACTGCAGAAAGTATTACCTTTACAGTAGAGAATACAGCAGAAATTCAGAAAGTAGAGATGAAAGATGATGTGACAAAAGTAGAGATCAGTAAGACTGATATCACAGGAGAAACTGAGATTCCAGGTGCGAAACTGACGATTCTCGATAAGGATGATCAGGTAGTAGAGAGCTGGACTTCTACAGAGGAAGCACACTATATCGAAAAACTTCCAATCGGTAAATATACCTTACGTGAAGAGCAGGCACCGAAAGGATATCTTCTGACAGCCGATGTGACATTTGAGGTGAAAGATACCGGAGAAATCCAGAAAGTGGCTATGAAAGATGATACTGCCAAGGGAAAAGTGATTCTCAATAAGACAGATAAATCATCAGGAGAACCGCTGAAAGGGGTAGAATTTGAACTCCGTGACAGCAAAGGAAAGGTTCTGGAAACCTTAAAGACAGACGCTGCCGGTCATGCAGAAAGTAAGCTGTATGAGATTGCCACATTTAAGAACGGCAAATATGATACAGCAATCAAGTATTATCTGGTGGAAACAAAAACACTGGATGGATACACACTGGATCAGACCAAGCATGAAGTGACATTTGCTTATGCGAATGACAGTACGCCGGTCGTGGAAGTCACTTTCAATCTGACAAATGAGAAACCGGAAGTTCCAGAAACACCGAACACACCGGATACACCACAGTCCCATGAAGAGACAAAAGTATCAAATGCACCAAAAACAGGTGACAGCACGAATATTTGGCTGCCGATTCTGCTTCTGGTAATCTCCACAGGAGGTATGGCAGGACTTTATATCTGCAGAAAAAGGAAAAACAAATAA
- a CDS encoding DNA topoisomerase 3, with amino-acid sequence MKLVIAEKPSVAMALASVLGARTRKDGYVEGNGYIVSWCVGHLVGLCDASEYDEKYKKWRYEDLPIVPECWKHKILEGTKKQFGILKKLMRDSQVDEVICATDAGREGELIFRLVYEQAGCRKPMKRLWISSMEEQAIKDGFASLKDGSYYDSLYQSALCRAKADWLVGINASRLFSVLYNQNLKVGRVQTPTLAMIVDRNQKIKEFTKEKYYMAHIKFDDMDAVTEHFQKKEDADRVAADCMERMCEVEKDDVKEKTVRPPKLYDLTTLQREANRMFGYTAQQTLDAVQEMYEQKLVTYPRTDSQYLTDEVGDSTETLIQMLLGKMPYAEGLEYQPDVSKVLNSKKVSDHHAIIPTMEVAKADIGELKERSRKILYLISARVLTATADPYIYESHKCQITCNYHTFYLNAKKTKQEGFKTIEKKLKQFFGIIAEKEEPELDIWAGKHYGPCDSFVSEHFTQPPKQYTEDTLLSAMERAGNEELTEDTEKKGLGTPATRAAIIEKLIQSGFVKREKKNLVPTDDGNVLITVLPDEIKSPKMTAEWEMALNHIAQNTETADEFLNGITELMQELVARYQGISEEKKDQFHGKAKGEIIGKCPRCGADVREGKVNFYCSDRNCAFTLWKNDKFLASQGKKMDKTTAKKFLSKGKIHYKDLVSRKTGRQYEATVEMVDPGEGNVQFNLIFPQR; translated from the coding sequence ATGAAATTAGTGATTGCAGAAAAGCCATCGGTTGCGATGGCACTGGCTTCCGTGCTTGGAGCCAGAACAAGAAAAGATGGCTACGTGGAGGGAAACGGTTATATCGTTTCCTGGTGCGTAGGACATCTGGTTGGATTATGCGATGCATCGGAATACGATGAAAAATATAAAAAATGGAGATATGAAGATCTGCCGATTGTGCCGGAATGTTGGAAACACAAGATTTTGGAGGGTACAAAGAAGCAGTTTGGAATCTTAAAGAAACTGATGAGAGATTCCCAAGTAGATGAGGTGATCTGTGCTACTGATGCAGGACGTGAAGGTGAGTTAATCTTTCGTTTGGTGTATGAGCAGGCAGGATGCAGAAAGCCGATGAAGCGGCTTTGGATCTCTTCCATGGAAGAACAGGCAATTAAAGATGGATTTGCGTCATTAAAAGACGGTTCGTATTATGACAGTCTCTATCAGTCAGCACTTTGCAGGGCAAAGGCAGACTGGCTGGTGGGAATCAATGCGAGCCGTCTTTTTTCCGTTCTGTATAACCAGAATCTGAAAGTTGGAAGAGTACAGACACCAACACTTGCTATGATCGTGGATCGAAATCAGAAGATCAAGGAATTTACCAAAGAGAAATATTATATGGCTCATATCAAGTTTGACGATATGGATGCGGTCACAGAGCATTTTCAGAAAAAAGAAGATGCAGATAGAGTGGCTGCGGACTGTATGGAGCGTATGTGCGAAGTGGAGAAGGATGATGTGAAAGAGAAAACGGTCCGTCCTCCGAAGCTTTATGATTTGACCACTCTGCAGAGGGAAGCAAACAGAATGTTTGGTTATACCGCTCAACAGACATTGGATGCCGTGCAGGAGATGTATGAGCAGAAACTTGTCACTTATCCGAGAACAGACAGCCAGTATCTGACAGATGAGGTGGGAGACAGCACAGAAACTCTGATTCAGATGTTACTTGGAAAAATGCCATATGCCGAAGGTCTGGAATATCAACCGGACGTGAGTAAGGTATTAAATTCAAAGAAAGTATCCGATCACCATGCGATTATCCCAACCATGGAAGTAGCCAAAGCGGATATTGGTGAACTGAAAGAACGAAGCCGCAAGATTTTGTATCTGATCAGTGCCAGAGTTCTGACAGCAACTGCAGATCCTTATATTTATGAGAGTCATAAATGTCAGATTACCTGCAATTATCATACGTTTTATCTCAATGCAAAGAAAACAAAACAGGAAGGGTTCAAGACAATTGAGAAAAAACTGAAACAGTTCTTTGGAATCATTGCAGAAAAAGAAGAGCCGGAGTTGGATATCTGGGCAGGCAAGCATTATGGTCCCTGTGATTCTTTTGTATCGGAGCATTTTACACAGCCACCGAAACAGTACACAGAAGATACCCTGCTTTCTGCAATGGAACGTGCAGGAAATGAAGAACTGACCGAAGATACGGAAAAGAAAGGACTTGGCACACCGGCAACAAGGGCAGCAATTATTGAAAAACTGATTCAGTCTGGCTTTGTGAAAAGGGAAAAGAAAAATCTGGTGCCGACAGATGATGGAAATGTGCTGATTACGGTTCTACCGGATGAGATTAAATCTCCGAAGATGACCGCAGAGTGGGAAATGGCTTTAAATCATATTGCCCAGAATACAGAGACAGCAGATGAATTCCTAAATGGGATTACAGAGCTGATGCAGGAACTGGTTGCCAGATATCAGGGTATTTCAGAAGAAAAGAAAGACCAGTTTCATGGAAAAGCAAAAGGAGAAATCATTGGCAAATGTCCCCGCTGTGGAGCAGATGTCAGGGAAGGGAAAGTAAACTTTTACTGTTCTGACCGGAACTGTGCTTTTACCTTATGGAAGAATGATAAATTCCTTGCAAGCCAAGGGAAAAAGATGGATAAGACGACAGCAAAAAAATTTCTGTCTAAAGGAAAAATCCATTATAAGGATCTGGTATCAAGAAAAACAGGGAGACAGTATGAAGCAACTGTGGAGATGGTCGATCCCGGAGAGGGAAATGTACAGTTCAATCTTATTTTTCCACAACGATAA